The Punica granatum isolate Tunisia-2019 chromosome 4, ASM765513v2, whole genome shotgun sequence genome has a window encoding:
- the LOC116203771 gene encoding O-fucosyltransferase 15-like isoform X1, with product MDFPNGTSDQELLSSSPGPGRPGCLPVRPFFSEDGGYPFSWLVKLESLSPLSGRDRRGKRRAGRAWYQRRRVKAVVAVIGMLACFFIVDWLMLLRLQDHNIEIEDFEVIGNSSSSSSNSSKVPPPIKGERRKLGKKIKPQKGVYGRMLALAAHALAEGHNKPEPKDLWQEPYDLASAWRPCSDHRDWRPSAGGNNGYILVTANGGMNQQRVAVCNAVAVARLLNATLVIPRFLYSTVWRDSSQFSDIYQEDYFINYLTPDIRIVKELPEELQSLDLEAIGSVVTDADIPKESKPSFYLKHILPILIPNRVVHFLGFGNRLAFDPIPFQLQRLRCRCNFHALHFIPKIQETAALLLQRMRRHVHPGPLDRHLVGPYAETILKDKGSRPMKNSRYLSLHLRFEIDMVAHSLCDFGGGEEERRELEAYREIHFPALVQLKETTRLPSPAALRAEGLCPLTPEEAVLMLAALGFRRKTHIFVAGANIYGGSSRLSALNSLYPNLVTKESLLSATELEPFRNFSSQLAALDFIVCAASDAFAMTDSGSQLSSLVSGYRIYFGGGKMPTIRPNKRRLAAIFVKNSTIEWRIFEQRVRKAARQTKHVQTRPVARSVYRYPRCRQCMCNADPFANFKH from the exons ATGGATTTCCCCAATGGTACATCAGATCAAGAACTCCTTTCCAGTTCACCGGGCCCCGGTCGGCCTGGTTGTCTCCCCGTCCGGCCCTTCTTCAGCGAGGATGGTGGTTATCCTTTTTCTTGGCTAGTAAAGCTGGAATCGTTGAGTCCCCTGTCGGGAAGGGACAGGAGAGGGAAGAGAAGGGCAGGGAGGGCTTGGTACCAGAGGAGGAGGGTGAAGGCGGTGGTTGCAGTTATTGGGATGTTGGCATGCTTCTTTATCGTTGACTGGTTGATGCTTCTGCGCCTACAAGATCATAATATCGAAATCGAGGATTTTGAGGTTATTGGGAATTCATCCTCTTCTTCGTCTAACTCTTCGAAGGTGCCACCTCCGATTAAG GGGGAACGGAGAAAACTTGGTAAAAAGATAAAACCGCAGAAAGGTGTCTATGGGAGGATGTTGGCTTTGGCTGCCCATGCCTTGGCAGAG GGACATAATAAACCCGAACCAAAAGATCTGTGGCAAGAGCCGTATGATCTAGCTTCTGCATGGAGACCCTGCTCTGACCATCGTGACTGGAGACCTAGTG CAGGTGGCAATAACGGATACATATTGGTCACTGCAAATGGCGGGATGAACCAGCAGCGAGTAGCA GTATGTAATGCTGTTGCTGTTGCAAGACTGCTCAATGCAACTCTTGTCATCCCAAGATTTTTGTACAGCACTGTTTGGAGAGATTCAAG TCAATTCAGCGATATCTATCAGGAGGACTATTTTATTAACTACTTGACCCCTGATATTCGGATAGTGAAGGAATTGCCTGAAGAGCTACAGTCGCTAGATTTGGAGGCAATTGGTAGTGTT GTTACAGACGCAGACATCCCAAAAGAGTCCAAGCCAAGCTTTTATCTGAAACACATTCTTCCAATCCTTATTCCTAACAGAGTTGTTCACTTCCTCGGTTTCGGAAATCGCTTGGCTTTTGACCCCATACCATTTCAACTGCAG AGACTTCGATGCAGATGTAATTTCCATGCGCTGCATTTCATTCCCAAAATTCAAGAAACCGCTGCTTTGCTTCTCCAAAGGATGCGCCGGCATGTTCACCCTGGGCCGCTAGATAGACACCTTGTGGGTCCATATGCGGAAACAATCTTGAAAGACAAGGGGTCACGTCCCATGAAGAATTCCAGATACCTCTCCTTGCACTTAAGGTTTGAGATTGACATGGTGGCCCATTCCTTATGTGATTTCGGtggtggagaagaagagagacgAGAACTGGAAGCTTACCGTGAAATTCATTTCCCTGCTTTGGTACAACTAAAGGAGACAACTAG GTTGCCTTCTCCAGCAGCTCTGAGGGCAGAAGGTTTGTGCCCTTTAACTCCGGAAGAGGCTGTGCTGATGTTGGCGGCTCTAGGGTTCCGAAGAAAGACTCATATCTTCGTGGCAGGTGCCAATATTTATGGAGGGAGTTCGAGATTGTCTGCTTTGAATAGCTTGTACCCTAATCTAGTCACCAAGGAGAGCCTGCTGTCTGCAACCGAACTCGAGCCTTTCAGAAACTTCTCATCTCAG TTGGCAGCGTTGGATTTTATAGTATGCGCCGCATCAGATGCATTCGCAATGACAGACTCGGGTAGTCAGCTTTCCTCTCTGGTCTCGGGCTACCGGATATACTTTGGAGGGGGGAAAATGCCTACAATTAGGCCAAATAAAAGGAGGCTGGCAGCTATCTTCGTGAAGAACTCAACGATAGAGTGGCGGATTTTCGAGCAGAGAGTGAGGAAAGCAGCGAGGCAGACCAAACACGTCCAGACGAGGCCGGTGGCTCGGAGCGTTTATCGGTATCCGAGGTGTAGACAGTGTATGTGCAATGCCGATCCCTTTGCCAATTTTAAGCATTGA
- the LOC116203771 gene encoding O-fucosyltransferase 15-like isoform X2, whose protein sequence is MDFPNGTSDQELLSSSPGPGRPGCLPVRPFFSEDGGYPFSWLVKLESLSPLSGRDRRGKRRAGRAWYQRRRVKAVVAVIGMLACFFIVDWLMLLRLQDHNIEIEDFEVIGNSSSSSSNSSKVPPPIKGERRKLGKKIKPQKGVYGRMLALAAHALAEGHNKPEPKDLWQEPYDLASAWRPCSDHRDWRPSGGNNGYILVTANGGMNQQRVAVCNAVAVARLLNATLVIPRFLYSTVWRDSSQFSDIYQEDYFINYLTPDIRIVKELPEELQSLDLEAIGSVVTDADIPKESKPSFYLKHILPILIPNRVVHFLGFGNRLAFDPIPFQLQRLRCRCNFHALHFIPKIQETAALLLQRMRRHVHPGPLDRHLVGPYAETILKDKGSRPMKNSRYLSLHLRFEIDMVAHSLCDFGGGEEERRELEAYREIHFPALVQLKETTRLPSPAALRAEGLCPLTPEEAVLMLAALGFRRKTHIFVAGANIYGGSSRLSALNSLYPNLVTKESLLSATELEPFRNFSSQLAALDFIVCAASDAFAMTDSGSQLSSLVSGYRIYFGGGKMPTIRPNKRRLAAIFVKNSTIEWRIFEQRVRKAARQTKHVQTRPVARSVYRYPRCRQCMCNADPFANFKH, encoded by the exons ATGGATTTCCCCAATGGTACATCAGATCAAGAACTCCTTTCCAGTTCACCGGGCCCCGGTCGGCCTGGTTGTCTCCCCGTCCGGCCCTTCTTCAGCGAGGATGGTGGTTATCCTTTTTCTTGGCTAGTAAAGCTGGAATCGTTGAGTCCCCTGTCGGGAAGGGACAGGAGAGGGAAGAGAAGGGCAGGGAGGGCTTGGTACCAGAGGAGGAGGGTGAAGGCGGTGGTTGCAGTTATTGGGATGTTGGCATGCTTCTTTATCGTTGACTGGTTGATGCTTCTGCGCCTACAAGATCATAATATCGAAATCGAGGATTTTGAGGTTATTGGGAATTCATCCTCTTCTTCGTCTAACTCTTCGAAGGTGCCACCTCCGATTAAG GGGGAACGGAGAAAACTTGGTAAAAAGATAAAACCGCAGAAAGGTGTCTATGGGAGGATGTTGGCTTTGGCTGCCCATGCCTTGGCAGAG GGACATAATAAACCCGAACCAAAAGATCTGTGGCAAGAGCCGTATGATCTAGCTTCTGCATGGAGACCCTGCTCTGACCATCGTGACTGGAGACCTAGTG GTGGCAATAACGGATACATATTGGTCACTGCAAATGGCGGGATGAACCAGCAGCGAGTAGCA GTATGTAATGCTGTTGCTGTTGCAAGACTGCTCAATGCAACTCTTGTCATCCCAAGATTTTTGTACAGCACTGTTTGGAGAGATTCAAG TCAATTCAGCGATATCTATCAGGAGGACTATTTTATTAACTACTTGACCCCTGATATTCGGATAGTGAAGGAATTGCCTGAAGAGCTACAGTCGCTAGATTTGGAGGCAATTGGTAGTGTT GTTACAGACGCAGACATCCCAAAAGAGTCCAAGCCAAGCTTTTATCTGAAACACATTCTTCCAATCCTTATTCCTAACAGAGTTGTTCACTTCCTCGGTTTCGGAAATCGCTTGGCTTTTGACCCCATACCATTTCAACTGCAG AGACTTCGATGCAGATGTAATTTCCATGCGCTGCATTTCATTCCCAAAATTCAAGAAACCGCTGCTTTGCTTCTCCAAAGGATGCGCCGGCATGTTCACCCTGGGCCGCTAGATAGACACCTTGTGGGTCCATATGCGGAAACAATCTTGAAAGACAAGGGGTCACGTCCCATGAAGAATTCCAGATACCTCTCCTTGCACTTAAGGTTTGAGATTGACATGGTGGCCCATTCCTTATGTGATTTCGGtggtggagaagaagagagacgAGAACTGGAAGCTTACCGTGAAATTCATTTCCCTGCTTTGGTACAACTAAAGGAGACAACTAG GTTGCCTTCTCCAGCAGCTCTGAGGGCAGAAGGTTTGTGCCCTTTAACTCCGGAAGAGGCTGTGCTGATGTTGGCGGCTCTAGGGTTCCGAAGAAAGACTCATATCTTCGTGGCAGGTGCCAATATTTATGGAGGGAGTTCGAGATTGTCTGCTTTGAATAGCTTGTACCCTAATCTAGTCACCAAGGAGAGCCTGCTGTCTGCAACCGAACTCGAGCCTTTCAGAAACTTCTCATCTCAG TTGGCAGCGTTGGATTTTATAGTATGCGCCGCATCAGATGCATTCGCAATGACAGACTCGGGTAGTCAGCTTTCCTCTCTGGTCTCGGGCTACCGGATATACTTTGGAGGGGGGAAAATGCCTACAATTAGGCCAAATAAAAGGAGGCTGGCAGCTATCTTCGTGAAGAACTCAACGATAGAGTGGCGGATTTTCGAGCAGAGAGTGAGGAAAGCAGCGAGGCAGACCAAACACGTCCAGACGAGGCCGGTGGCTCGGAGCGTTTATCGGTATCCGAGGTGTAGACAGTGTATGTGCAATGCCGATCCCTTTGCCAATTTTAAGCATTGA
- the LOC116204546 gene encoding malonyl-CoA decarboxylase, mitochondrial isoform X3 — MNKKGLAILMRTRMRPGEPSKLALSPLAANEMRAENKGNQSAGSSMGDGGGEGNRVLSPSSNNMRAFEQVRESMHSAISMNKTEVLDTVLSDFSEGYFSLSPENRRKLLLILAKEYDLNRVQVRQLINQYLSLELPKGDGAQGDTVEEEGLLSTFYRIERNLRHSLQPLYEVLFERLNTHPGGLKFLSILRADILCILAEDNIASLRALDSYLKEKLSTWLSPATLELHQITWDDSASLLEKIVAYEAVHPISNLIDLKRRLGVGRRCFGYIHPAIPGEPLIFIEVALLKNVAQTIQEVLWDNPPTPEHEATCALFYSISSTQPGLAGINLGKFLIKRVVTLLKKDMPQISTFATLSPIPGFMQWLLSKLASQSKLAELEASSHPSADRSTSSFWENILKQEEESALLSLSEEFAAMNNGMEVMLHILTSKNHDWKNSPELLAVLKPPLMRLCARYLLQEKKRGKALDSVANFHLQNGAMVQRINWMADRSEKGLQQSGGIMVNYVYRLGNIEEYAQSYFSTGHIHASPDLLHQLENVDVQGNGDE; from the exons ATGAACAAGAAGGGACTGGCCATCCTAATGCGGACTAGGATGAGACCCGGCGAACCCAGCAAGCTCGCCCTCTCTCCTCTCGCC GCTAATGAAATGAGAGCTGAAAACAAGGGAAACCAGTCCGCTGGAAGCAGCATGGGAGATGGTGGAGGGGAAGGAAACAGAGTTCTCAGCCCTTCAAGCAACAATATgag GGCATTTGAGCAAGTGAGGGAGTCTATGCACTCTGCCATATCAATGAACAAAACTGAAGTTCTAGATACCGTTCTCAGTGACTTCTCGGAG GGTTACTTCAGTCTTTCTCCTGAAAACCGGCGCAAACTGCTGCTGATTCTTGCCAAAGAATACGATCTTAACCGGGTGCAAGTCAGGCAACTTATAAATCAGTATCTCAGCCTGGAACTTCCTAAAG GTGATGGAGCTCAAGGAGATACTGTTGAAGAAGAAGGCTTGTTATCTACTTTCTACCGTATAGAGCGGAATCTGAGACATTCTCTCCAGCCTCTGTATGAAGTTCTTTTTGAAAGATTAAACACCCACCCTGGTGGGTTGAAGTTCTTATCCATTCTCCGTGCGGATATCCTATGCATTCTCGC AGAGGATAATATTGCGTCGTTGCGAGCACTTGATTCCTATTTGAAGGAGAAACTCAGCACATGGCTTAGTCCGGCTACCTTGGAGCTACATCAGATTACCTGGGATGATTCCGCATCTTTGCTTGAGAAAATTGTGGCATACGAG GCGGTGCATCCTATCAGCAACCTTATAGACCTGAAGAGAAGGTTGGGAGTGGGCCGTCGCTGCTTCGGATACATACATCCAGCAATACCAG GTGAGCCACTGATATTCATAGAGGTTGCCCTACTAAAGAATGTGGCTCAAACTATACAG GAGGTTTTATGGGACAATCCTCCAACACCTGAACATGAAGCAACATGTGCATTATTTTATTCTATATCATCAACCCAG CCAGGCTTGGCAGGGATCAACCTAGGAAAGTTTCTCATCAAACGAGTGGTTACCTTGCTTAAAAAGGATATGCCTCAAATATCT ACATTTGCTACACTTAGCCCAATCCCAGGATTCATGCAGTGGCTGCTCTCCAAGTTGGCATCTCAATCGAAACTCGCTGAACTTGAGGCGTCATCACATCCATCAGCTGATAGATCCACTTCATCCTTTTGGGAAAACATACtcaaacaagaagaagaaagtgcCCTCTTGAGCTTATCCGA GGAATTTGCTGCTATGAACAATGGGATGGAAGTGATGTTGCACATTCTGACTTCAAAAAACCACGACTGGAAGAATTCACCAGAATTGCTGGCAGTATTGAAGCCTCCTTTGATGCGACTTTGTGCCCG GTACCTTCTgcaagagaaaaagagagggaaagcGTTAGACTCTGTTGCAAATTTTCACTTGCAAAATGGAGCG ATGGTCCAGAGAATTAACTGGATGGCTGACCGATCTGAGAAAGGTCTCCAACAGAGCGGGGGCATCATGGTAAATTACGTGTACAG GTTGGGGAATATTGAAGAATATGCTCAGTCGTATTTCAGTACAGGTCACATTCACGCTTCACCGgatcttcttcatcaactTGAG AATGTGGATGTACAAGGTAATGGCGATGAATAG
- the LOC116204546 gene encoding malonyl-CoA decarboxylase, mitochondrial isoform X2, which yields MNKKGLAILMRTRMRPGEPSKLALSPLADQANEMRAENKGNQSAGSSMGDGGGEGNRVLSPSSNNMRAFEQVRESMHSAISMNKTEVLDTVLSDFSEGYFSLSPENRRKLLLILAKEYDLNRVQVRQLINQYLSLELPKGDGAQGDTVEEEGLLSTFYRIERNLRHSLQPLYEVLFERLNTHPGGLKFLSILRADILCILAEDNIASLRALDSYLKEKLSTWLSPATLELHQITWDDSASLLEKIVAYEAVHPISNLIDLKRRLGVGRRCFGYIHPAIPGEPLIFIEVALLKNVAQTIQVLWDNPPTPEHEATCALFYSISSTQPGLAGINLGKFLIKRVVTLLKKDMPQISTFATLSPIPGFMQWLLSKLASQSKLAELEASSHPSADRSTSSFWENILKQEEESALLSLSEEFAAMNNGMEVMLHILTSKNHDWKNSPELLAVLKPPLMRLCARYLLQEKKRGKALDSVANFHLQNGAMVQRINWMADRSEKGLQQSGGIMVNYVYRLGNIEEYAQSYFSTGHIHASPDLLHQLENVDVQGNGDE from the exons ATGAACAAGAAGGGACTGGCCATCCTAATGCGGACTAGGATGAGACCCGGCGAACCCAGCAAGCTCGCCCTCTCTCCTCTCGCC GACCAGGCTAATGAAATGAGAGCTGAAAACAAGGGAAACCAGTCCGCTGGAAGCAGCATGGGAGATGGTGGAGGGGAAGGAAACAGAGTTCTCAGCCCTTCAAGCAACAATATgag GGCATTTGAGCAAGTGAGGGAGTCTATGCACTCTGCCATATCAATGAACAAAACTGAAGTTCTAGATACCGTTCTCAGTGACTTCTCGGAG GGTTACTTCAGTCTTTCTCCTGAAAACCGGCGCAAACTGCTGCTGATTCTTGCCAAAGAATACGATCTTAACCGGGTGCAAGTCAGGCAACTTATAAATCAGTATCTCAGCCTGGAACTTCCTAAAG GTGATGGAGCTCAAGGAGATACTGTTGAAGAAGAAGGCTTGTTATCTACTTTCTACCGTATAGAGCGGAATCTGAGACATTCTCTCCAGCCTCTGTATGAAGTTCTTTTTGAAAGATTAAACACCCACCCTGGTGGGTTGAAGTTCTTATCCATTCTCCGTGCGGATATCCTATGCATTCTCGC AGAGGATAATATTGCGTCGTTGCGAGCACTTGATTCCTATTTGAAGGAGAAACTCAGCACATGGCTTAGTCCGGCTACCTTGGAGCTACATCAGATTACCTGGGATGATTCCGCATCTTTGCTTGAGAAAATTGTGGCATACGAG GCGGTGCATCCTATCAGCAACCTTATAGACCTGAAGAGAAGGTTGGGAGTGGGCCGTCGCTGCTTCGGATACATACATCCAGCAATACCAG GTGAGCCACTGATATTCATAGAGGTTGCCCTACTAAAGAATGTGGCTCAAACTATACAG GTTTTATGGGACAATCCTCCAACACCTGAACATGAAGCAACATGTGCATTATTTTATTCTATATCATCAACCCAG CCAGGCTTGGCAGGGATCAACCTAGGAAAGTTTCTCATCAAACGAGTGGTTACCTTGCTTAAAAAGGATATGCCTCAAATATCT ACATTTGCTACACTTAGCCCAATCCCAGGATTCATGCAGTGGCTGCTCTCCAAGTTGGCATCTCAATCGAAACTCGCTGAACTTGAGGCGTCATCACATCCATCAGCTGATAGATCCACTTCATCCTTTTGGGAAAACATACtcaaacaagaagaagaaagtgcCCTCTTGAGCTTATCCGA GGAATTTGCTGCTATGAACAATGGGATGGAAGTGATGTTGCACATTCTGACTTCAAAAAACCACGACTGGAAGAATTCACCAGAATTGCTGGCAGTATTGAAGCCTCCTTTGATGCGACTTTGTGCCCG GTACCTTCTgcaagagaaaaagagagggaaagcGTTAGACTCTGTTGCAAATTTTCACTTGCAAAATGGAGCG ATGGTCCAGAGAATTAACTGGATGGCTGACCGATCTGAGAAAGGTCTCCAACAGAGCGGGGGCATCATGGTAAATTACGTGTACAG GTTGGGGAATATTGAAGAATATGCTCAGTCGTATTTCAGTACAGGTCACATTCACGCTTCACCGgatcttcttcatcaactTGAG AATGTGGATGTACAAGGTAATGGCGATGAATAG
- the LOC116204546 gene encoding malonyl-CoA decarboxylase, mitochondrial isoform X1, with protein sequence MNKKGLAILMRTRMRPGEPSKLALSPLADQANEMRAENKGNQSAGSSMGDGGGEGNRVLSPSSNNMRAFEQVRESMHSAISMNKTEVLDTVLSDFSEGYFSLSPENRRKLLLILAKEYDLNRVQVRQLINQYLSLELPKGDGAQGDTVEEEGLLSTFYRIERNLRHSLQPLYEVLFERLNTHPGGLKFLSILRADILCILAEDNIASLRALDSYLKEKLSTWLSPATLELHQITWDDSASLLEKIVAYEAVHPISNLIDLKRRLGVGRRCFGYIHPAIPGEPLIFIEVALLKNVAQTIQEVLWDNPPTPEHEATCALFYSISSTQPGLAGINLGKFLIKRVVTLLKKDMPQISTFATLSPIPGFMQWLLSKLASQSKLAELEASSHPSADRSTSSFWENILKQEEESALLSLSEEFAAMNNGMEVMLHILTSKNHDWKNSPELLAVLKPPLMRLCARYLLQEKKRGKALDSVANFHLQNGAMVQRINWMADRSEKGLQQSGGIMVNYVYRLGNIEEYAQSYFSTGHIHASPDLLHQLENVDVQGNGDE encoded by the exons ATGAACAAGAAGGGACTGGCCATCCTAATGCGGACTAGGATGAGACCCGGCGAACCCAGCAAGCTCGCCCTCTCTCCTCTCGCC GACCAGGCTAATGAAATGAGAGCTGAAAACAAGGGAAACCAGTCCGCTGGAAGCAGCATGGGAGATGGTGGAGGGGAAGGAAACAGAGTTCTCAGCCCTTCAAGCAACAATATgag GGCATTTGAGCAAGTGAGGGAGTCTATGCACTCTGCCATATCAATGAACAAAACTGAAGTTCTAGATACCGTTCTCAGTGACTTCTCGGAG GGTTACTTCAGTCTTTCTCCTGAAAACCGGCGCAAACTGCTGCTGATTCTTGCCAAAGAATACGATCTTAACCGGGTGCAAGTCAGGCAACTTATAAATCAGTATCTCAGCCTGGAACTTCCTAAAG GTGATGGAGCTCAAGGAGATACTGTTGAAGAAGAAGGCTTGTTATCTACTTTCTACCGTATAGAGCGGAATCTGAGACATTCTCTCCAGCCTCTGTATGAAGTTCTTTTTGAAAGATTAAACACCCACCCTGGTGGGTTGAAGTTCTTATCCATTCTCCGTGCGGATATCCTATGCATTCTCGC AGAGGATAATATTGCGTCGTTGCGAGCACTTGATTCCTATTTGAAGGAGAAACTCAGCACATGGCTTAGTCCGGCTACCTTGGAGCTACATCAGATTACCTGGGATGATTCCGCATCTTTGCTTGAGAAAATTGTGGCATACGAG GCGGTGCATCCTATCAGCAACCTTATAGACCTGAAGAGAAGGTTGGGAGTGGGCCGTCGCTGCTTCGGATACATACATCCAGCAATACCAG GTGAGCCACTGATATTCATAGAGGTTGCCCTACTAAAGAATGTGGCTCAAACTATACAG GAGGTTTTATGGGACAATCCTCCAACACCTGAACATGAAGCAACATGTGCATTATTTTATTCTATATCATCAACCCAG CCAGGCTTGGCAGGGATCAACCTAGGAAAGTTTCTCATCAAACGAGTGGTTACCTTGCTTAAAAAGGATATGCCTCAAATATCT ACATTTGCTACACTTAGCCCAATCCCAGGATTCATGCAGTGGCTGCTCTCCAAGTTGGCATCTCAATCGAAACTCGCTGAACTTGAGGCGTCATCACATCCATCAGCTGATAGATCCACTTCATCCTTTTGGGAAAACATACtcaaacaagaagaagaaagtgcCCTCTTGAGCTTATCCGA GGAATTTGCTGCTATGAACAATGGGATGGAAGTGATGTTGCACATTCTGACTTCAAAAAACCACGACTGGAAGAATTCACCAGAATTGCTGGCAGTATTGAAGCCTCCTTTGATGCGACTTTGTGCCCG GTACCTTCTgcaagagaaaaagagagggaaagcGTTAGACTCTGTTGCAAATTTTCACTTGCAAAATGGAGCG ATGGTCCAGAGAATTAACTGGATGGCTGACCGATCTGAGAAAGGTCTCCAACAGAGCGGGGGCATCATGGTAAATTACGTGTACAG GTTGGGGAATATTGAAGAATATGCTCAGTCGTATTTCAGTACAGGTCACATTCACGCTTCACCGgatcttcttcatcaactTGAG AATGTGGATGTACAAGGTAATGGCGATGAATAG
- the LOC116204547 gene encoding chaperonin-like RBCX protein 1, chloroplastic, translating to MECAYAAQAKLPLFSPFPHNKPTLDKSSSSNNNNNNNHHHHHHPISILKHKSSKFSPTRLHCQKMYVPGFGEASPEAKAANHLHKFFTYIAIRIVSAQLESYNKEAYEELTEFLSRHSLNDGDKFCADLMRESPRHKNLALRILEVRSAYCKNDFEWDNLKRLASKMVDDSNTRLMRDYVLETSHVESEK from the exons ATGGAGTGTGCTTATGCTGCCCAAGCCAAACTCCCATTGTTCTCTCCCTTCCCACATAATAAGCCAACGTTAGataaatcatcatcatctaataataataataataataatcatcatcatcatcatcatcccaTTTCAATTCTCAAGCACAAGAGCTCCAAGTTCTCTCCCACTCGCCTTCACTGCCAGAAAATGTACGTCCCAG GTTTCGGTGAAGCATCGCCGGAAGCGAAGGCTGCCAATCACCTCCACAAGTTCTTCACTTACATTGCTATCAGAATTGTCAGTGCACAGCTCGAG AGCTATAACAAGGAGGCATATGAGGAATTGACTGAGTTCCTCAGCAGGCACTCTCTGAATGATGGAGATAAATTCTGTGCCGATTTGATGAGGGAGTCTCCAAGGCACAAGAACTTAG CCTTGCGCATTCTAGAG GTTCGATCTGCATACTGCAAGAATGATTTCGAGTGGGACAACTTGAAGCGATTAGCTTCTAAG ATGGTGGATGACTCAAACACCAGACTGATGAGGGATTACGTGTTGGAGACCAGTCATGTGGAAAGCGAGAAGTGA
- the LOC116203772 gene encoding plant UBX domain-containing protein 4-like, whose product MASRDKKPAKPSGSRAGGIRTLSDLNRHSGPDSDSDSDGPQEYYTGGEKSGMLVQDPTKGNDVDAIFNQAREMGAVEGPADQQLPSSSSRSFTGTGRLLSGETIPSAPQQPETVVHNIVFWSNGFTVNDGPLRRLDDPENGAFLERIRKSECPQELEPADRRSSVHVNLIRRDEKCPEPENRHAPFQGVGRTLGSSSSANPEPSSASTAFTTAPAPSVGLIVDDSKPVTSVQLRLADGTRLIAQFNHHHTINDVRRFIDASRPGGSRNYQLQMMGFPPKVLTDFDQTIEQAGLANSVVIQKF is encoded by the exons ATGGCCTCCCGGGACAAGAAACCGGCGAAGCCCAGCGGTAGCCGCGCTGGCGGAATTCGAACCCTCTCCGACTTGAACCGCCACTCCGGTCCCGACTCGGACAGCGACTCCGACGGCCCCCAGGAGTACTACACCGGCGGAGAGAAGAG TGGGATGCTTGTTCAAGACCCTACAAAGGGCAATGATGTGGATGCTATCTTTAATCAAGCTAGAGAAATGGGTGCTGTGGAAGGGCCCGCAGATCAACAACTTCCATCCTCAAGCTCAAGAAGTTTCACTGGTACTGGGCGGCTTCTTTCTGGAGAAACAATTCCATCTGCTCCTCAGCAGCCTGAGACTGTCGTTCACAACATTGTCTTCTGGAGCAATGGTTTCACTGTGAATGATGGCCCTTTGAGGAGATTGGATGATCCTGAAAATGGAGCTTTCCTAGAG AGAATCAGAAAGTCTGAATGCCCACAAGAGCTTGAGCCTGCTGACAGAAGATCCTCGGTCCATGTTAATTTGATCAGGAGGGATGAAAAATGTCCT GAGCCCGAGAATCGCCATGCCCCATTCCAGGGTGTAGGAAGAACCCTGGGAAGCAGCAGCTCAGCAAATCCTGAGCCTTCCAGTGCCTCCACAGCTTTCACCACTGCTCCAGCTCCATCAGTAGGCCTGATAGTTGATGATTCGAAACCTGTGACCTCAGTCCAGCTCCGGTTAGCTGATGGAACCCGCCTGATAGCTCAGTTCAATCATCACCACACGATCAATGACGTCAGGAGGTTCATCGACGCGTCTAGGCCTGGAGGATCCCGAAACTACCAGCTCCAGATGATGGGATTCCCTCCAAAGGTCCTGACTGATTTTGATCAGACAATCGAGCAGGCGGGACTCGCCAACTCCGTTGTGATTCAGAAGTTCTAG